Part of the Myxococcota bacterium genome, CAGAACTTGCGGGCGCAGCCCGCCGTCGCGTTCATGGTGAAGCGCCGCGTGGGCCGCGCGCAGGCGCGTGCGCTCGATCCGGCCGCCGACGCCGCGCTGCACGCGCAGGTGAGCGAGCTCATGGACGAGCGCTACGAGTGGAGCGACGGGCTGATCGTCGAGATCGCGCCCGAGTGACTCACTTCTGCGGGAAGCCCAGCTGCTCGAGCTTCCCCGCGATGTCCTTCGCCGCGCTGGCCGTCTTCACGTCCTTGTCGATGAAGCGCACCACGCCGTCCTTGTCCACGTAGTAGGTCCAGCGCTTGGCGTAGGCGCCGCCCAGCGCGGAGTTGCCGAAGGCGTTCGCCACGTCGCCCTTGGTGTCGGAGAGCAGTGGCAGCTTCGCGCCCAGTGACTTGGCGAAATCCGCGTTCTTGTCCGGCGGGTCGA contains:
- a CDS encoding nitroreductase family deazaflavin-dependent oxidoreductase, coding for MPEPEDFLYLATVGRRSGHPHLIEIWYVEHDGRYYVVSERREQSRWVQNLRAQPAVAFMVKRRVGRAQARALDPAADAALHAQVSELMDERYEWSDGLIVEIAPE